The region GAGCAAATTcgcacacacgaaaaaaaCCAGGGTGGAATCAAAACCGCGCAAGACTGTGTCGCACTACACTGATTGTAGCCGTATCGTATGTATGGGAAAGGAAGACagtattttcctttttttttgcttttgcttttccgggAAGTGACCACTTCTGTAATGGTTTGCTCACCGTTTAACTCCAGCAAGAACGAGCTCTGAAGCTCTGAGAAGCGCCGAGTAATTGAAAAGCATTCCTCCacgttgttttgctgctctttCCGTCGCTCTTACATGCATCGCGGAATGTATCCATTTTGAGGTAATTtgtaatttcttttttataacaTAATATTTGTGCTGTTGATAAATTGTTCTATCCTTAATCctacaatttttcattaaattcctCTGCATGCCACAAGCAGTAGGCCTTATCTAAGTGACCATTGCGTGATTAACATTGAATTGCGAACCCAGCATTATTGAACGGGATTGTTGAGTTCAGATTGTTCGTTctttttgaaaacgttggcaAGATGCAACAAGGGTCCAGACATTCAGACAAATggtcgaaaatcgaaaatcccCAGGCAAGTCACCGTTCGGCAACGAAGAAACCAGCACCGGAAAATCATACCGAAAAGCAGACGGTCAGCCCACCGCCGTCTATCTTGTTCTGCTGCCCCGAGGTGGGCTGTTGTGCGGAGCTGCAGCCACGAACCATGCTGCAGCATTTCCTGAACGATCATTCTCACTTGCCTTTCATATCGATCAATGGCCGTGAAACGATGGTATTCCACTTCGAGGAAGCTTCCTTCCCGCCGAACACGCCATACTGTCTCGGTGTGCTGGCGTACGGTGGTCGCGGTGAGCCAGCTTCATTATCTgcacccaaccaaccacctAATGCCGCCGGCTACGCCATGTCGAACCTCTTCCTTTTGAACCATCACGAGGCATTACGCCATCATCTTCCGGTTCTGGTTATGGGTTGCAGATTGACAAGCTTGCCGGTTTCCAGCGAAGACACGGGAGCAGCACTGCA is a window of Anopheles aquasalis chromosome 2, idAnoAquaMG_Q_19, whole genome shotgun sequence DNA encoding:
- the LOC126569364 gene encoding uncharacterized protein LOC126569364, whose protein sequence is MQQGSRHSDKWSKIENPQASHRSATKKPAPENHTEKQTVSPPPSILFCCPEVGCCAELQPRTMLQHFLNDHSHLPFISINGRETMVFHFEEASFPPNTPYCLGVLAYGGRGEPASLSAPNQPPNAAGYAMSNLFLLNHHEALRHHLPVLVMGCRLTSLPVSSEDTGAALQCEEQTTVLLLWLLTARASKSHWAYLSVSDTAVAERRRTFVKIREPNPEVYCWPAGIENPLIGWNYLQLNRAEIDLLSHHGSSLIRLEVMIEDSP